Proteins encoded within one genomic window of Candidatus Amarolinea dominans:
- a CDS encoding tetratricopeptide repeat protein, which translates to MIEPDLNVDFLSGLERSLHYWLARWRQPADHLALQPLRGHALRALWWAATTGACLPLAVDLAIALHSDMMYSGQWQEWKACLARLAAAADRVDAARLFNLLHRLATMCFRQGDLDEALAWGERVLALAAAGQDRLRQVIAANLLAEIYLTADHFAPAQAYAEQAVALAAAIGDPPRRADALINRARVHLDAAVAAAGGLTVVELQPLTAAQTAALEAWLHEALALVQASGDVVYETKAHLFLHHALAARGEWTQALWRAQTALSLVESYGDDAGRGVVLQAVGRSLAGLSRRAEAIEALQSAMRIHEHHGNRLAQQNTQRRLEKLLQVN; encoded by the coding sequence ATGATCGAGCCTGATCTGAACGTTGACTTTTTGAGCGGCCTGGAGCGCAGTTTGCATTACTGGCTGGCCCGCTGGCGTCAACCGGCCGATCACCTGGCTTTGCAGCCGCTGCGGGGGCATGCGCTGCGCGCGCTGTGGTGGGCGGCCACCACCGGCGCATGCCTGCCGTTGGCGGTGGACCTGGCTATTGCCCTGCACAGCGACATGATGTACAGCGGGCAGTGGCAGGAGTGGAAGGCCTGCCTGGCCCGCCTGGCCGCGGCGGCCGATCGCGTGGACGCTGCACGCCTGTTCAATCTGTTGCACCGCCTGGCCACGATGTGCTTCCGGCAGGGAGACCTGGATGAGGCGCTGGCCTGGGGTGAACGCGTGCTGGCATTGGCCGCAGCCGGCCAGGATCGCCTGCGGCAAGTGATTGCGGCCAACTTGCTGGCGGAGATCTACCTGACCGCGGACCACTTTGCGCCCGCGCAGGCGTACGCGGAGCAGGCCGTGGCGCTGGCTGCGGCGATCGGCGACCCGCCACGCCGGGCTGATGCTCTGATCAACCGCGCGCGCGTACACCTGGACGCGGCCGTGGCCGCGGCGGGCGGTCTGACGGTGGTTGAGTTGCAGCCATTGACCGCGGCGCAGACGGCTGCGCTGGAGGCATGGCTGCACGAGGCGTTAGCCCTGGTGCAAGCCTCGGGCGATGTGGTCTATGAGACCAAAGCGCACCTTTTCCTGCACCATGCGCTGGCCGCGCGTGGGGAGTGGACGCAGGCCCTCTGGCGTGCGCAGACCGCGCTGTCCCTGGTCGAGTCCTACGGTGATGACGCCGGCCGCGGCGTGGTGCTGCAGGCCGTGGGGCGCTCCCTGGCCGGACTGAGCCGCCGGGCCGAGGCCATCGAAGCCCTGCAATCCGCCATGCGCATCCACGAGCACCACGGCAACCGGCTGGCGCAGCAAAACACGCAGCGGCGTTTGGAGAAACTACTGCAGGTGAATTGA